From the genome of Dermacentor andersoni chromosome 3, qqDerAnde1_hic_scaffold, whole genome shotgun sequence:
cgcgtgcatccggtatttcctgtcacagtacgagcaccgatatgcctaatacgcgtgccgacaggccttcagagcattttcgaatgtgcctgtggcggtttgggCCCTTCAGGgtagtaaatgacatgcatttattttttccaactggccgatttctcggacgttctcgcggccccttaggagttcgaaaaatcggacctGGACTGTGCagctgaccaagaagatgcttcaaatggtccgtggggcgaacgagtggcggaaggaggacaagaacagaaagcacttacgcattgaggaatgaacgggaaggGAAACGTGCTACCGCCGTTTTGatggagcttgagctcaaaaaacgaagtgttggctgatgccgagatgcaggtgtccctcatccaaaccaaaatactctttaaagcagtgaaacacaacactgaggcgtcgtgcgcgggctgagcgtatgtcaggacagttgttGAGCGAAtcgtgacaaagttcgggcctcataccgctgagcttgctatcagttcatagaaatagctcatattcgaaaatatttgcttctgtatgcatctcctttttattcgtatttgagaatgtccgacttgatttgcaatttttgttcgaagacactttatttgctgtgcattttactaacccctcccttctgttctctttttgagtaacataaacactactccttagtattcaaaatGGATTAAGTAgcattttttaatttctttttcatatgcttactagagagtgacagcattgggcgatatggtttcagcccgtctttaCATAAAACAATTCTGCATCacccagggaaaacctggaaaactcagggaatttggaaatgtcaacttggtagacaccctgctgaCGTAACATACGGCAGAAAAAGAATGGGGACAGGGGATGGGGgcccaaaagccacaggggaggACTAGCGGTTATGCGAGCTAGCAGGCTCCGTGCTAGGTGCAGCGGAATAATATTCGGTTCACATGTTCGCGGCAGCATAGTGCACAGATAGAAAATGTTTTCTTACTATCTTCAAAAAGCGTTTGCAGTGCCCTAATAAAAAGCCTCAACAAAACCTTTTTTACTCGGCTACTACGTAACAATTCTGCAAGCGACTGGAGCCCTGTTATCCTTGGTCAAATGCTTAGACCATGCCACCCGCTCCGCGGCGTTGATATGGCGCAGGGACCCTTTTAAGCCTGCGAGGACTGCGCCGTCCAGTTGTCGGCACAGAACGCACACCTCCACGTGACCAGCGCGAAGATCATGTACGCTACCGCCGCCAGTTGAAGAGCTCCCACCGCATAGTACAGCGCCCAGCCTCCTCGAGCGCCCGGGCTCGTGCCAAAGGTGGCGTACGGGTTCGAGCTCGTCGTCGTGAACTGGAGAAAGATCCAGAACAAGCCGTCGAACGTCGTCTGTCCTCCCGAGCCGGTGGAGGAAGAAGCGGCCATGGCACCGGCACCGAAGACCACGTAGAGGAGAAAGAGGCAGAAAAGCGCCGCGGCAGCGGCCGTCAGGGCTCGGCGGTTGACGACCACCGTCGTCCCCCGTGGAGTCCCGACGCTGACGACGCGAATTCTGCTCCCGCGATCCTTGGGCGCCAGTTGCGCGTAGCTGAGGTGGCCGGACACGATCGAAAGTTCTGGACGGAAGAGCGTCGTCGCGTGCGTTGGCGgcgttgccgcgggaacgtcctCCGTCTCGGATCCCGGACTCACGCTCCGGAAGCGTTTTCTGAGGCCCGTGAAGAGCCGGTAGGCGTTCGCGCACGCGAGAAGCCACGTCTGCGCCACTGTCTTGCCGTGCAGCAGAAGCCAGCCGAAGAGGAGCGGAACGCCGAAGCAGATGTAGCCCACGATGGCGACCTTCACGGCGGTCGACGTCTTGGTATAGTCGTAGCCACCTGCGGAAGCAAACGCCAGCGGTTTGAAGGTGGTATGTATGTAAAGAGAAATAAACTCGTTAAACTATTTGACCCAAGCGATATGCCAATGCGTTAATTAGCACGTTTACACCACCTCTGGGAGAGTCTTACGCATTCCCCCCAGCGATAATAGTCATCTAGCGTGCGGTTCCTTTGTCAGGAATGTCACTCTGACAGACGCATTCCGTTtgtgccgttcgtgacctggaagtataTGCAGGGGACTGCGCAGATGCGTATTGCCAACTTGGTGGAGTTCTTTTACGCTTAGCGTAGAGAAAGCTCGTGGTAATTTGTAACACCAGATACGGGCGTTTTCGCACGTCCAGAAAATCGAAATATAGAAAAATTTATGAACATCTCACGCAATATGTAAATCGGTGATAtccgaagctttcttttttgaatTATTATTCAGGTAACTGGCTACCGGGTGTCGCGCAACACATACGTGTGTGTGACATGTGTGAAATGtgacatgtgtgtgtgtgacgcgagcgTTTTGTGACAACGGTCACAACACCGGCACGACGATGGTCGTAATGCCGCGTGTACTGACTTATTACTTCGGCGAGCAAACGTTACAACTTGTTTTGTTGCGACCTTGGGACGATCCTGAAGGCGCTGCAACATCACTATCAAAGTGCTATAGTTGCCACGACGAGGAAAACTGGCCTGTCCTCGCTTTTATGAGCGAATTGTTGCTATGCGACGTGACTGCAATGCTCGAGCTTGTACGAGGGAAGAAGGCAAGGCTTACGGTAAGGTCTCTGCAGCGCTTGCGAGCAGCTGTGGCCCAATGGACAGGCCGTACGGCTGTTGCGCTggaggaagtaaacgcttctcGCGGATAGAATGTATTCGAATTGCGCTGTGGTACGTATGTGCATGCTgccctctgaaaccatgatgcgttcaagacGTCCGTCGTGATCGCTAGTAGTCGGCAACTCCGCTTAACGAAAGGTTCCGTATAATTTGTGTGCGACggcgcttgtgtgtgcgtgtgtgtgtatcgTGTTTCGACTCCTTACGcgctcacacaaagcttcgctgtatataaaTTCCAACTCGCTGGATCTGCTGCTGCTAAGCAATgattttctgtcttttctttttgagaGCTACTGATATTGGAACCACGGGACAGCGCTTGTACCGCTGTCAGCTTCTTTGTGTCCTGTCTTTCTTGCGATGTTGCCACAAAAGGCAGTTGTACCAACTCGACCAAATTTCCATCCTACTGCGTTGTTAAGATGCAAGCGAGGACTCTGGCCACTTTCGCACGAGGCTAATTCGGCGATGTGTACGTTGCAAGGTCATGTTGACAGAAAGAAATGGAAAGGTGTCGCATATTTCGGATACTATACCTGCAGACAGAGTTCCATACagttgtaggaaactctacgtCTGCAAACATATATACCTGGACGCGAATATACCGTAATATACGGGACATACGGTGAAGTTCGAACTGATATTGATCTTggcacttaaagggcccctcaccaggccccatagaaaatttcggttatacgctggaagttgttacgtgtcctcggggagcgttctgccgcaaaatttttcaaatcggcacattaatagccgagatagaaatatttcagtgccgtgaacccatgatttcagcaggcgggctccactgcaaagcaagacactctctccactagccccgtctagcctccgcaagcgaaattccttccctgcgttctcccataccggacctcgaggaccGCGTGACGCGTGCGTCACAGGCCcgtcttaattttttttccccgctttttttcttcggcgctacgcacttccgctgacggcgtcgtgcgcgagctgttgtctcattcgcgcagcgcacgattttgcgcgctgtgcacaaggaaacatgactagcggtataattcagtgttacgcgaatactgaggcagaacaagcggatcgtaGAGCGTGATCACGTGCTGGAGAACGGTAGAAAAtcgcatagtttcggtacctgcgcacgtgaccgcacgaccgtgggaacaagcagacgaagtggaagtacgtctctcttgcttcggtgcgaaataaaagaaaaagcacgaAGACATTCCGTTTTGTGTTTTAATATTTCTCAGAaattcaattcgtcaattcaagcaacagatagcACCAGATAACAAAtatcttgaataattctcgaagtcacgtgtcaccacgagcgacgtcacactgcggacaccagtacgtaggccAGGCacgcgagtacgtcatcctccggcttggagcgcggcggccgcgaggagaaagaaaaacggcgttcggtttgaaatttcagataattccgtggcgcgtagcgatgtaatactttgcagacacgatcgctatcgcgcaatgtatgctgtgcgacttagcaaaacctagaaacaacttagccaagccttcTATAACCTCGCCAAACCTAGAAACAGCTTAGCCAAGCttaccaacaacttagcaaaacctagcataacctcgcaaaacctacaaacaacttaggcaagccacgtaaaagctaggtaatcacaagctccgctgtcgactccagccttgcaccactagtgcaagctgcgcacgtttttAATGCATAACAAAGAACACGCGTATAGCGTGTAATTTCTCAGGTTCGAAGCATAAACCCCACATTAGCTCACATTAGAGCTGTTCGACTATAAGTAAATTTACTGGTGCACTGAAGGTACATGCGGTTGCAATTTGGCCATAAGGAATGGCCACAGTTCTTATGACAATTATATGGTTAAAGATATGGGAGCCTTTTCTGCAGCTGTCGCGCATATGCGACGTGTTCAGCGAATTAGCACGCATGCACGATTAGCGATTATGATAATCAAAATTAAAATCTGGAGTTTCACGTATCAAAACCCACGATGTCACTACGAAGCAGACCGTAGTAGCGGAtcgattaattttgatcacccatGCAATGGGCACAGTGGCCGGCACAAGAGTGTTTCTGTATTCCGCCGTcatcgggatcgaacccgcaacctcatgTTCAACAGAACGACTCCACCCACTGACAATTAACTCCATCCAGCATGTTAACGGAATACATTTGGTCGTAGTATTAGGTGTCTACACCATTTTGATGTTTTCTTTCCAAGTATTGGTTATTCAAAGCAGCAAATAAAGTCAAAATTAACTCCTCACCTGACGTCGTCAGAAGCACCAGACTGAAGAGCATGGCATCGGAAAACGACCACGGTTCTCTTCCAGTTGCACACCCCCTGTGGTCGACGCCAGAcattctctcgtcgtattcgaccAGATATTCAATCACTGCGCGATTCCACGCCTCGGGTCTAGATGTTAGCGTCTTCAGCTTGCCGATCAGGCGCTCAGCAGTCCTGTTCCTCAGCTCGGCAACAGTGGAAACGTCCCAGTCTTCGTCCCCGCTAGTCAGAACCATGAACACAGACGCTCCTAAGCTCAGGTAAAGAACCAGAACTAAGCTCAGTGTCACGCGAATGAAAAGCGGGCCGAAATACGGGTTCTCACGGATCCACAGGGCGAGCCTCGTCCTCCACAGCGGCATGCTGACATCAGGAAAGTGTCATGTCGGAGCTACTGCTTCTTCAGCGCCGACAAGTAATCGTCAAGTTGGCTGGCATCGGCGACGAatctgtagcagacgacgcgctacCGCAGgcgtcgcgtcgtctgcttccgcgCTCTCAACGGAATTGGAGCGCGACGAAGCTGTGCGCGCTTTGGGTTTTTCGTTGCCGTGGGATTGAAAGACGGAAGTGCAAAGCGCCGCGCAGTAATCAATAATCCAACCTGTTAACCGCGGCGCGTGATCTGGCTATGCAATTGTCCGTAGGTCATTGACCCGCGCGTTGTACATAGTAGCGCCACACAAGAGTGTATGTATTCCAGGCAGGGCTCATCTTTATCGGCGCGAACGTGGCCTTTGAGGTTGTTTCATCATGTAAAGTGCGTTTCAGGCAGTACGAGTCTTGTTATTACCGCAATATATAGCATTAGTAGCGTAGCGATATTTCTTCAATCAAATATTTAATTCAAGCGAGTAATTCGTTTAAACACCTCTTCATTATATCTTACCACAGAAATATGTCTGTATCGATAATTAGATTCGTAGTCTAGCCATATTGAAATCGACTGCAACGGCCAGTATCCCCGCGCAGCTACAGCTCACGCCATGCGAGCTTGATTTACAGGGATCCGGCATATTCAGCGCGTTGACAAAGCCTATAATACTTCCAGAAGGGTGCCATAAGCAGCCTTCCTTTTTCCACGCGTTTGAATCCGGAAATACGGAAGCCGGAGAGCCGGCTAGATAACGGGACCGCGACGGGACGCTGTGACGTAACCTCGTTGCCGGGCAACTGGAGTCGCCTTCACCCTCTCGCTTGTTCTTTGCGGCGAGACTTCGCGAGAACTTTGGGTGGCCGAGAACGTGAAATGGGAAGATGGCGAGTCTGTGCCGAATCAAGTGCTTTCTAGCGCCTTCGTCTCTGTCGCTAGGATCCCATATTGCAAGGTAGGAGGTGCCGGGCGACCTTTAGGCAGCACTGGCGCCTACTCGCCGACTGAGCTGGAGCTAGGCTTGCTGTTGTCACCACAACGAAGTATGGCGGCGGTATTTTTTTTCTCGCCAGCCCGGACGGGGTGCGATGTGTGCCGCTGCAGAGGTGACCTACCTCCGATTTTCATTGTGCTGTCGCCACAGCCAGAAAAGGAATCACCAAGTCAGCCCACCCGGTGGCGAAAATAAGCCTTAATTTCTCAAAAGTGCTACCGCAGAAAGACTGGCGGCGGCCAAATAAACACCACCGTCGTAATGACTGGAGGGTTCATTAACACCAGCCTAACGTAACCAGCCGGCGAAAAAACTGGAGCGTAACGACGGGGTAAACGGTCGTCCACAAGGCCGTTACCTTGCGCCACATGCtgacaaagaaaaatgctcgctggTGCCGTAACTTGCGTTACATTTCCCTTAAAAATGGCAGCTGCCGGATGTTTTGAAGAAACGCGATCCGCTCGTCCCTAACGTACCACTGAGGTGGCCACACGGGCGACTGGCCTTACCTTCTCGTGACACTTGCTGTTCACTGCTTCACTAACTCTTCCGTAGCTGAAGTCCCTGCACACTCTTCAACTTCATTCGCGATCTGTTTTAGTTCTCGCTTGGCGCCAACGGGTGCAATGTTTCTCTGTCCTTGTTTAGGGCGCTGAGTACGAGCTCGTGCCGGCAAGTGAACAGCTCCGAAGGATGGCTGAGCAAGCTGCTGCACGTGCGGAAGATCGAGCCCGGCAAGGATTCCCACTCCCGACTCCTGTCTGACACTGAAGTCGTTTACGAATTGCAGAGTACGCGCCACTTTCAGCATTTATTGATCGCTCGTTACCGACATGTTCTACCGATGCTTGTTTGTTTACATCGCTTTGTTTACGCGCAGTTCACGATGTCAAGCCGGACGGAGTACAACCGTATCTGAAGGGATAGTGAGTACCTTTTTGACTTCACCGTCTTTTGTTTAACGCGAGTATTTGAGCCATTTATAACAGGAACAGAAGGTCAGTATGCTGCACACGTACGTTAAACAGAACGTGCTCGTCAGTTTATGCTCCCTAGGGTTGCGAGGAAATATAGAAGAGAATGTAACAGCACAGATCCTTGTGCATGAAAGCAACCAATCATAATCGACCCACGCCATGGAAGGCACCATTATACTTGTACTATTATGCgagtaaaagaaaaatattacgaGATTTAATGAAACGATTTTGAAAGGAACAAAATTGGCTGATATTATTAGTTTC
Proteins encoded in this window:
- the LOC126520695 gene encoding uncharacterized protein, whose product is MPLWRTRLALWIRENPYFGPLFIRVTLSLVLVLYLSLGASVFMVLTSGDEDWDVSTVAELRNRTAERLIGKLKTLTSRPEAWNRAVIEYLVEYDERMSGVDHRGCATGREPWSFSDAMLFSLVLLTTSAARKRCRDLTFNEFISLYIHTTFKPLAFASAGGYDYTKTSTAVKVAIVGYICFGVPLLFGWLLLHGKTVAQTWLLACANAYRLFTGLRKRFRSVSPGSETEDVPAATPPTHATTLFRPELSIVSGHLSYAQLAPKDRGSRIRVVSVGTPRGTTVVVNRRALTAAAAALFCLFLLYVVFGAGAMAASSSTGSGGQTTFDGLFWIFLQFTTTSSNPYATFGTSPGARGGWALYYAVGALQLAAVAYMIFALVTWRCAFCADNWTAQSSQA